A single Sphingopyxis chilensis DNA region contains:
- a CDS encoding RelA/SpoT family protein, giving the protein MLRQYELVERVRAYDPDVDEALLNRAYVFTVQKHGSQKRASGDPYFSHPVEVAGILTDLHLDSETIVTALLHDTLEDTLTTPEEIERLFGPDVGRLVDGVTKLSKIEAQTENERAAENLRKFLLAMSDDIRVLLVKLADRLHNMRTLHFIKNPDKRRRIAKETMDIYAPLAERIGMYEYMREMQLLAFSELEPEAYATITGRLAKLTAGGKDKVAGISREFKELLAGAGIEAEVSGREKHPYSIWRKMQERHVSFEQVTDIIAFRIVTPTDADCYAALGLIHRKWKMVPGRFKDYISTPKRNGYKSLHTTIMHQQNMRIEIQIRSLGMHQQSEFGLAAHWAYKQGGSAPDGQAGWIRDLIEILEQTHDPEEFLENTRIAMYQDRIFAFTPKGSLHQLPKGATPVDFAYAVHTGLGDRTVGAKVNGRLVPLRTQLSNGDTVEILSSDKQTPQPTWLGFAVTGKARAAIRRHVRSKEKVELAALGRKMYDEMVARLPNKVGDKARAAARERLKLDDDTALYVAIAKQRLTDNAVLEALVPGITAEMKTKPGKLVQGAAVSIAGLTPGVAYQLADCCHPVPGDRIVGLSRPGEGIEVHVIDCPKLADGIDADWIDLRWQEDSEGGNARLCIVILNEPGTLAEMSGILAANSANITNLRLSNREGGFHTYDVVVEVRDVQHVMRILSALRASDTVVQAERL; this is encoded by the coding sequence GTGCTGAGGCAATATGAACTTGTCGAGCGCGTGCGCGCTTATGATCCCGACGTCGACGAGGCGCTGCTGAACCGCGCCTATGTGTTCACGGTACAGAAGCATGGCAGCCAGAAACGCGCGTCGGGCGATCCCTATTTCAGCCATCCCGTCGAGGTCGCGGGCATCCTGACCGACCTGCATCTCGACAGCGAGACGATCGTCACCGCGCTGCTCCACGACACGCTCGAGGATACGCTCACGACGCCCGAGGAAATCGAGCGGCTGTTCGGCCCCGATGTCGGCCGGCTCGTCGATGGCGTGACCAAATTATCGAAGATCGAAGCGCAGACCGAGAATGAGCGCGCGGCGGAAAATCTGCGCAAATTCCTGCTCGCCATGTCGGACGATATTCGCGTGCTGCTGGTCAAGCTCGCCGACCGGCTGCACAATATGCGCACGCTGCATTTCATCAAGAATCCGGACAAAAGGCGGCGCATCGCCAAGGAGACGATGGACATCTATGCCCCGCTCGCCGAGCGGATCGGCATGTATGAATATATGCGCGAGATGCAGCTTCTCGCGTTCAGCGAGCTCGAACCCGAAGCCTATGCGACGATCACCGGCCGCCTCGCCAAGCTGACCGCGGGGGGTAAGGACAAGGTCGCGGGGATCAGCCGCGAGTTCAAGGAGCTACTCGCCGGGGCGGGGATCGAGGCCGAGGTATCGGGACGCGAAAAGCACCCCTATTCGATCTGGCGCAAGATGCAGGAACGTCACGTCAGCTTCGAGCAGGTGACCGACATCATCGCTTTCCGCATCGTCACCCCGACCGACGCCGACTGCTACGCGGCGCTGGGGCTGATCCATCGCAAATGGAAAATGGTCCCCGGCCGTTTCAAGGATTATATCTCGACGCCGAAGCGCAACGGCTACAAGTCGCTGCACACGACGATCATGCACCAGCAGAATATGCGGATCGAAATCCAGATCCGCAGCCTGGGCATGCACCAGCAGTCCGAATTCGGCCTCGCCGCGCACTGGGCGTACAAGCAGGGCGGCTCGGCGCCCGACGGTCAGGCGGGGTGGATTCGCGACCTCATCGAAATCCTCGAACAGACGCACGACCCCGAAGAGTTCCTCGAAAACACGCGTATCGCGATGTATCAGGACCGCATCTTCGCCTTCACCCCCAAAGGAAGTCTGCACCAGCTGCCCAAGGGCGCGACCCCGGTCGATTTCGCCTATGCCGTCCACACCGGGCTCGGCGACCGCACGGTGGGGGCAAAGGTCAACGGGCGGCTCGTCCCGCTGCGCACCCAGCTTTCGAACGGCGACACCGTCGAAATCCTGTCGTCGGACAAGCAGACGCCGCAGCCCACGTGGCTCGGATTTGCCGTCACCGGCAAGGCGCGCGCCGCGATCCGCCGCCACGTCCGGTCGAAGGAAAAAGTCGAACTCGCGGCTTTGGGCCGCAAAATGTATGACGAGATGGTCGCGCGGCTGCCGAACAAGGTCGGCGACAAGGCGCGCGCTGCCGCGCGCGAACGGCTGAAGCTCGACGACGATACGGCGCTCTATGTCGCGATCGCCAAGCAGCGGCTGACCGACAATGCGGTGCTCGAAGCGCTCGTGCCCGGCATCACCGCCGAGATGAAGACCAAGCCCGGAAAGCTGGTGCAGGGCGCGGCGGTATCGATCGCGGGGCTCACTCCCGGGGTCGCTTACCAGCTCGCCGATTGCTGCCATCCCGTTCCCGGCGACCGCATCGTCGGCCTGTCGCGCCCCGGCGAGGGCATCGAGGTGCATGTCATCGACTGCCCGAAGCTCGCCGACGGGATCGACGCCGACTGGATCGACCTGCGCTGGCAGGAGGACAGCGAGGGCGGCAACGCGCGGCTGTGCATCGTTATCCTCAACGAACCCGGCACGCTCGCCGAAATGTCGGGCATCCTCGCGGCCAATTCGGCGAACATCACCAATTTGCGGCTGTCGAACCGCGAGGGCGGTTTTCACACCTATGACGTCGTCGTCGAGGTGCGCGACGTCCAGCATGTGATGCGTATCCTGTCGGCGCTGCGTGCGTCGGACACGGTGGTGCAGGCCGAACGGCTTTAG